The Rhododendron vialii isolate Sample 1 chromosome 5a, ASM3025357v1 genome contains a region encoding:
- the LOC131327743 gene encoding uncharacterized protein LOC131327743: MDIGKRTCTCGKWDVCGIPCSHGMATIITNKSNPEDFVHECFHVATFAKTYEHIIKPIPDASMWVRTDLDPLIPPPFRARSGRPRKERRRGHDEEPKKRGGVRRQYTTIKCRICKQPGHNARTCAQKSTDTTVEQHVQKDMEVAMQVAMEVVGGRGSGCGHKLTNNTVEQQVQQVRSSIFYGLNEKSGPA, from the exons ATGGACATAGGAAAGAGAACATGCACTTGTGGCAAGTGGGATGTGTGTGGGATACCCTGTTCACATGGAATGGCTACAATTATAACCAACAAAAGTAATCCTGAAGACTTTGTTCATGAATGCTTCCATGTGGCAACTTTTGCGAAGACATATGAGCACATTATTAAACCAATTCCAGATGCTTCTATGTGGGTTCGTACGGACCTTGATCCTCTCATTCCTCCTCCTTTTAGGGCAAGAAGTGGGAGACcaagaaaggaaaggagaagAGGGCATGATGAGGaaccaaaaaagagaggaggggTGAGGAGGCAGTACACAACCATTAAATGTAGAATATGCAAGCAGCCTGGACACAATGCAAGGACATGTGCTCAAAAGTCAACGGACACTACAGTAGAACAACATGTTCAAAAA GATATGGAAGTGGCAATGCAAGTGGCAATGGAAGTGGTTGGTGGTAGAGGGAGTGGATGTGGACATAAGTTAACAAACAATACAGTAGAACAACAAGTTCAACAAGTAAGGAGTAGTATTT TTTATGGACTGAATGAGAAATCTGGACCTGCATGA
- the LOC131327742 gene encoding uncharacterized protein LOC131327742, giving the protein MSSSSSYTNNYLQHNGDERCDCGRKAVMRPSLIVKNSGRRFLGCVKKNNGCNFFVWVDPQTCKRGLEYAKIMQAKKEELERQIEDLKMMNNELGRGIQKLEKENDALFVKLAELTEINVKLAGQTRPRKTTNRLTNLTTLVVVVIVVFVVCVLMSSVKHTHVSSYVIAV; this is encoded by the exons ATGAGTAGTAGCTCTAGTTACACCAACAACTACTTGCAGCACaatggagatgaaagatgcGATTGTGGACGAAAAGCAGTGATGAGACCCTCATTAATTGTGAAAAATTCAGGTAGAAGGTTCCTTGGTTGTGTAAAG aaaaacaaTGGTTGCAATTTCTTCGTATGGGTGGATCCACAAACATGCAAAAGAGGGTTAGAATATGCTAAGATCATGCAAGCGAAAAAGGAAGAACTCGAGAGACAAATTGAAGACTTGAAGATGATGAATAATGAGTTGGGAAGAGGAAtacaaaaattggaaaaagaaaatgatgcatTGTTCGTGAAGTTAGCAGAGTTGACTGAGATTAATGTCAAGTTAGCAGGACAGACTAGGCCAAGGAAGACAACAAATAGGCTAACAAATTTGACAACACTTGTTGTAGTAGTCATCGTTGTGTTTGTGGTTTGTGTGCTAATGTCAAGTGTAAAGCACACCCATG TGTCAAGCTATGTTATAGCTGTTTAG